One Denticeps clupeoides chromosome 3, fDenClu1.1, whole genome shotgun sequence DNA window includes the following coding sequences:
- the slc25a38b gene encoding mitochondrial glycine transporter B isoform X1, which translates to MQEKQESQPKAAGSLGKTHPALKAFMCGSLSGTCSTLLFQPLDLVKTRLQTVQNNMHPGAPRVGMLAVFLNVIRTEKLLGLWKGVSPSFMRCIPGVGIYFSTFYSLKQHFFLDRAPRAGEAVLLGAGARCVAGLAMLPVTVIKTRFESGLYNYVSVFGALRSICVSEGPRALFSGLTATLLRDAPFSGIYVMFYSQAKRTLPQEVTSSTFAPLVNFGCGVLAGILASVATQPADVVKTHMQVSPNLYRNTSDALRFIYMEHGVSGFFRGAVPRSLRRTLMAAMAWTVYEQLMAQMGLKS; encoded by the exons ATGCAGGAGAAACAGGAATCTCAACCCAAAGCAGCCGGCAGCCTGGGGAAG ACTCACCCTGCTCTGAAAGCCTTCATGTGTGGCTCCCTCAGCGGCACCTGCTCTACCCTGCTTTTCCAGCCCCTGGACCTGGTGAAGACCCGTCTGCAGACGGTGCAGAATAACATGCACCCAGG GGCTCCGAGGGTGGGCATGCTGGCAGTATTCCTCAACGTCATTCGGACAGAGAAGCTTCTGGGCCTGTGGAAGGGAGTCTCTCCA TCTTTCATGCGCTGCATCCCAGGTGTTGGCATCTACTTCAGCACCTTCTACTCCCTGAAGCAACACTTTTTCCTGGATCGGGCCCCCCGAGCGGGAGAGGCAGTGCTGCTGGGCGCCGGGGCCCGCTGTGTGGCAGGGCTGGCTATGCTGCCAGTTACAGTCATCAAAACCCGCTTTGAG agtgGACTGTACAACTATGTGAGCGTGTTTGGGGCCCTGCGCAGCATCTGCGTGAGTGAGGGGCCGAGGGCTCTCTTCTCGGGTCTCACCGCAACCCTCCTCAGAGACGCCCCCTTCTCCGGCATCTATGTCATGTTCTACAGCCAGGCCAAAAGGACCCTGCCGCAGG AGGTCACCTCCTCTACGTTTGCACCATTGGTGAATTTTGGCTGTGGGGTTCTGGCAGGGATCTTGGCCTCAGTTGCAACTCAACCTGCGGATGTGGTAAAGACACATATGCAAGTCAGCCCAAACTTGTACCGCAACACCAGTGACGCTCTTCGGTTCATATATATG GAACACGGCGTGAGTGGGTTCTTTCGAGGCGCAGTGCCACGCTCTCTGAGGCGTACCCTCATGGCTGCTATGGCCTGGACTGTGTACGAGCAGCTCATGGCACAGATGGGACTGAAGTCGTGA
- the slc25a38b gene encoding mitochondrial glycine transporter B isoform X2, producing the protein MELALTHPALKAFMCGSLSGTCSTLLFQPLDLVKTRLQTVQNNMHPGAPRVGMLAVFLNVIRTEKLLGLWKGVSPSFMRCIPGVGIYFSTFYSLKQHFFLDRAPRAGEAVLLGAGARCVAGLAMLPVTVIKTRFESGLYNYVSVFGALRSICVSEGPRALFSGLTATLLRDAPFSGIYVMFYSQAKRTLPQEVTSSTFAPLVNFGCGVLAGILASVATQPADVVKTHMQVSPNLYRNTSDALRFIYMEHGVSGFFRGAVPRSLRRTLMAAMAWTVYEQLMAQMGLKS; encoded by the exons ATGGAACTGGCCTTG ACTCACCCTGCTCTGAAAGCCTTCATGTGTGGCTCCCTCAGCGGCACCTGCTCTACCCTGCTTTTCCAGCCCCTGGACCTGGTGAAGACCCGTCTGCAGACGGTGCAGAATAACATGCACCCAGG GGCTCCGAGGGTGGGCATGCTGGCAGTATTCCTCAACGTCATTCGGACAGAGAAGCTTCTGGGCCTGTGGAAGGGAGTCTCTCCA TCTTTCATGCGCTGCATCCCAGGTGTTGGCATCTACTTCAGCACCTTCTACTCCCTGAAGCAACACTTTTTCCTGGATCGGGCCCCCCGAGCGGGAGAGGCAGTGCTGCTGGGCGCCGGGGCCCGCTGTGTGGCAGGGCTGGCTATGCTGCCAGTTACAGTCATCAAAACCCGCTTTGAG agtgGACTGTACAACTATGTGAGCGTGTTTGGGGCCCTGCGCAGCATCTGCGTGAGTGAGGGGCCGAGGGCTCTCTTCTCGGGTCTCACCGCAACCCTCCTCAGAGACGCCCCCTTCTCCGGCATCTATGTCATGTTCTACAGCCAGGCCAAAAGGACCCTGCCGCAGG AGGTCACCTCCTCTACGTTTGCACCATTGGTGAATTTTGGCTGTGGGGTTCTGGCAGGGATCTTGGCCTCAGTTGCAACTCAACCTGCGGATGTGGTAAAGACACATATGCAAGTCAGCCCAAACTTGTACCGCAACACCAGTGACGCTCTTCGGTTCATATATATG GAACACGGCGTGAGTGGGTTCTTTCGAGGCGCAGTGCCACGCTCTCTGAGGCGTACCCTCATGGCTGCTATGGCCTGGACTGTGTACGAGCAGCTCATGGCACAGATGGGACTGAAGTCGTGA